A section of the Citrobacter farmeri genome encodes:
- the narL gene encoding two-component system response regulator NarL: MNNQEPATILLIDDHPMLRTGVKQLVSMAPDITVVGEASNGEQGIELAESLDPDLILLDLNMPGMNGLETLDKLREKALSGRIVVFSVSNHEEDVVTALKRGADGYLLKDMEPEDLLKSLQQAAAGEMVLSEALTPVLAASLRANRATSDRDVTQLTPRERDILKLIAQGLPNKMIARRLDITESTVKVHVKHMLKKMKLKSRVEAAVWVHQERIF; the protein is encoded by the coding sequence ATGAATAATCAGGAACCGGCAACTATCCTGCTCATCGACGATCATCCGATGCTGCGTACCGGCGTCAAACAGCTTGTCAGCATGGCACCCGATATTACCGTAGTCGGTGAGGCCAGTAACGGCGAACAGGGTATCGAACTGGCCGAATCGCTTGATCCGGACCTGATCCTGCTCGACCTGAACATGCCGGGAATGAACGGGCTGGAAACCCTCGACAAACTGCGCGAGAAGGCGCTGTCCGGACGGATCGTGGTGTTCAGCGTGTCAAATCATGAAGAAGACGTCGTGACGGCGCTCAAGCGCGGCGCTGACGGCTATCTGCTGAAAGACATGGAACCGGAAGATCTGCTTAAGTCGTTACAACAGGCCGCTGCCGGGGAGATGGTATTAAGCGAAGCGTTAACGCCGGTGCTGGCTGCCAGCCTGCGCGCCAACCGTGCCACCTCCGATCGCGACGTTACGCAACTGACCCCGCGTGAGCGCGATATTCTGAAGCTTATCGCCCAGGGCCTGCCGAACAAAATGATTGCCCGCCGTCTGGATATCACCGAGAGCACGGTGAAAGTCCACGTGAAGCATATGCTAAAGAAAATGAAGCTCAAATCCCGCGTCGAAGCGGCAGTGTGGGTGCATCAGGAACGCATCTTCTGA